A region of Diospyros lotus cultivar Yz01 chromosome 3, ASM1463336v1, whole genome shotgun sequence DNA encodes the following proteins:
- the LOC127796576 gene encoding cytochrome P450 78A5-like — protein MKPFFLLASLLLFTLSLSFPNLQALFTVFAVFPLIVNLWLVPGGFAWRNHYLKNFPKLPGPIGWPFLGSIPVMGSLAHRKLAAMAAAHSANRLMAFSLGATRAIVSSHPDTAKEILCGSSFSDRPIKESARLLMFERAIGFAPSGDYWRSLRRIAATHMFSPRRISGLEGLRCRVADEMAAGVRKEMEERGFVKIRGILQKGSLSNVVETVFGSGLGSRGEELGLMVEEGYDLITKFYLADHFAGLGFLDFYGVKRRCHKLALKVGVLIAQIISEKKKEEDNKLSGNNDFLSTLLTLPKEDRFCDSDMAAVLWEMIFRGTDTVAILLEWIMARMVLHPDIQAKAQQEIDTCVGDRRQVRDSDIPYLPFLQAIVKEALRLHPPGPLLSWARLAVHDCHVGKFFVPAGTTAMVNMWAIAHDPSIWRDPWAFKPKRFLDEEEGYVSIMGSDLRLAPFGSGRRACPGKALGLASVHLWLAHFLHQFKWVPAQPVDLSERLRLSLEMKKPLACRAIPRRYCP, from the exons ATGAAGCCCTTCTTCCTCCTGGCCAGCCTCTTGCTTTTCACCCTTTCCCTCagttttccaaatctccaagcTCTCTTCACCGTCTTTGCCGTCTTCCCTTTGATCGTGAACCTATGGCTGGTTCCGGGAGGCTTTGCTTGGCGAAACCATTATCTGAAAAACTTTCCAAAGCTTCCCGGTCCAATTGGGTGGCCGTTCTTGGGCAGCATTCCTGTAATGGGCTCGCTGGCCCACAGGAAACTGGCCGCCATGGCGGCCGCGCACAGTGCAAACCGGCTCATGGCGTTCAGTCTCGGCGCCACTCGGGCGATCGTCAGTAGCCACCCGGACACTGCCAAGGAAATCCTATGTGGGTCCTCGTTTTCGGACCGTCCCATAAAGGAATCCGCCCGCTTGCTCATGTTCGAACGTGCCATTGGGTTCGCTCCCTCCGGCGACTACTGGCGCAGTCTCCGGCGGATTGCCGCCACCCACATGTTCTCTCCCAGGAGAATCTCGGGTCTGGAGGGCCTCCGGTGCAGGGTCGCTGACGAAATGGCGGCGGGGGTGAGGAAGGAGATGGAAGAGAGAGGGTTTGTGAAAATCAGGGGGATACTGCAAAAGGGTTCTTTGAGTAATGTTGTGGAGACCGTGTTTGGGAGTGGTTTAGGATCAAGAGGTGAGGAGCTGGGTTTGATGGTTGAAGAAGGGTATGATTTGATTACCAAATTCTATTTGGCCGATCATTTTGCAGGTCTAGGGTTTTTGGACTTTTATGGGGTGAAGAGAAGGTGCCACAAACTGGCGTTAAAAGTCGGTGTTCTTATTGCTCAGATCATCAGcgagaagaaaaaagaggaagaCAATAAGTTGAGTGGAAATAATGATTTTCTCAGCACTTTGCTCACTTTGCCCAAAGAGGATCGGTTCTGTGATTCAGACATGGCCGCTGTTTTGTGG gaGATGATATTTAGAGGCACAGACACAGTGGCCATACTGTTGGAATGGATCATGGCGAGGATGGTTCTGCACCCGGACATCCAAGCAAAAGCGCAACAAGAGATCGACACGTGCGTTGGTGACCGACGGCAAGTGCGCGATTCAGACATTCCGTACCTTCCTTTCCTACAAGCCATTGTCAAGGAGGCCCTGAGATTGCACCCTCCGGGCCCATTACTCTCCTGGGCCCGCCTGGCCGTCCACGACTGCCACGTCGGCAAATTCTTCGTCCCTGCTGGCACCACCGCAATGGTCAACATGTGGGCCATAGCCCACGACCCGTCCATCTGGAGGGACCCGTGGGCCTTCAAGCCCAAAAGGTTCTTGGACGAGGAGGAGGGCTACGTTTCCATTATGGGCTCGGATTTGAGGCTGGCCCCGTTCGGATCGGGCCGGAGGGCGTGCCCGGGTAAGGCCCTGGGCTTAGCCAGTGTTCATCTGTGGCTGGCACATTTTCTGCATCAATTCAAATGGGTTCCAGCCCAACCAGTGGATCTTTCAGAGCGTTTGAGGCTCTCCCTTGAGATGAAGAAGCCACTGGCTTGTCGTGCGATTCCCCGACGTTATTGTCCATGA